From Staphylothermus hellenicus DSM 12710, a single genomic window includes:
- a CDS encoding SDR family NAD(P)-dependent oxidoreductase yields MERRALVTGGAGFIGSHLVDRLLKNGWIVRVVDNFSSGRYSNLAHHKGDSRLEILRGDLKDAETCMRAVDGVDVVFHYAANPEVRVSTTNPDIHFNENVVATFNLLEAMRKKDVRRLVFASSSSVYGEPEEIPVDEGAPIRPVSVYGASKAACEALIHAYSRLYGIKSVVLRYANVVGPRLRHGVIYDIIQKLRMNPRRLEVLGDGTQVRSYIYIADAIEATMLAFKNANDYFKVYNVGNEDWITVDEVVNIIIEVIELNNVEIVHKPIAHGVGWPGDVKRIALSIEKLKRLGFKPKMDSIESVRETARHATSEP; encoded by the coding sequence GTGGAGAGGAGAGCATTAGTTACAGGCGGTGCAGGCTTTATTGGTAGCCATCTAGTCGATAGGCTACTTAAGAATGGGTGGATTGTAAGAGTCGTAGATAATTTCAGCTCAGGTAGATACAGCAACCTAGCTCACCATAAAGGTGATTCTAGGCTAGAAATACTTAGGGGAGATCTCAAGGATGCCGAGACATGCATGAGAGCTGTAGATGGGGTTGACGTTGTTTTCCACTACGCTGCTAACCCCGAGGTTCGTGTAAGCACAACGAATCCCGACATACATTTTAATGAGAACGTGGTGGCTACATTCAATCTCCTAGAGGCTATGAGGAAGAAGGATGTTAGGAGGTTAGTTTTCGCATCATCTAGTAGCGTCTACGGTGAGCCAGAGGAAATACCAGTAGATGAGGGTGCACCGATAAGGCCTGTATCCGTCTATGGGGCTAGTAAGGCAGCATGTGAGGCACTAATACATGCATACAGCAGGCTATACGGGATAAAATCCGTTGTCCTGAGATACGCTAATGTTGTAGGCCCTAGGCTTAGGCACGGCGTAATATATGATATTATACAGAAATTAAGAATGAATCCAAGGAGGTTAGAGGTTCTAGGTGATGGAACACAGGTTAGGAGCTACATCTACATAGCGGACGCTATCGAAGCAACAATGCTAGCCTTCAAAAACGCGAATGATTACTTCAAGGTATATAATGTGGGGAACGAGGACTGGATAACAGTAGATGAGGTAGTAAACATCATCATAGAAGTGATTGAGCTGAATAACGTGGAGATAGTGCATAAGCCTATAGCTCATGGAGTGGGATGGCCAGGCGATGTGAAGAGGATAGCATTAAGCATAGAGAAATTGAAAAGATTAGGATTCAAGCCAAAGATGGACAGCATAGAGTCTGTGAGGGAAACAGCTAGGCATGCCACAAGTGAACCCTAA
- a CDS encoding glycosyltransferase family 4 protein, with the protein MRILYVAPRYHPHIGGVEYVVESLATRFAKMGHQVTVLCGEPGTDKPVEEELNNVRVIRWPTLAPNNAYHIPRQKAEFEKILEELAKTHDVAHIHSAHAVLPVHAGLRLKQCNPSLRLVFTPHYHGTGHTLTRRLLWNIFWRSRVNKLTQTADIIHSVSPYEAQLLQKHYPHIRHKIIVIPNGVDEDVLNYKWKGQNSDYMIYAGRIEKYKRLELAVNLAKQLGLRLIILGNGPHKNKLKEYAEKYYLGKVEFHPPQPRQTYLRLLASSRYAVNLSKHEAYSIFIAESLAIGVPAIVTEVILRTLQPKPINILNLNREKLFIAQSFNATPWNATALKIKQIYE; encoded by the coding sequence ATGAGGATTCTCTATGTAGCCCCCAGATACCATCCACACATTGGTGGTGTGGAATACGTCGTTGAGTCGCTGGCAACAAGATTTGCTAAAATGGGTCACCAAGTAACTGTGCTCTGCGGAGAGCCTGGAACCGATAAGCCCGTGGAAGAGGAATTAAACAACGTACGTGTAATAAGATGGCCTACACTTGCTCCTAATAATGCATACCATATACCGAGGCAAAAAGCAGAATTCGAAAAGATCTTAGAAGAACTAGCAAAAACACATGATGTAGCACATATCCATAGTGCTCACGCAGTGCTACCGGTACATGCAGGATTAAGGCTAAAACAATGTAATCCAAGCCTAAGACTAGTCTTTACACCACACTACCATGGAACAGGTCATACACTGACAAGAAGACTTCTATGGAATATTTTCTGGCGAAGCAGAGTAAACAAGTTAACCCAAACAGCAGACATAATACACTCAGTAAGCCCTTACGAGGCCCAACTACTCCAAAAACACTACCCTCATATAAGACACAAAATAATCGTGATACCAAATGGAGTAGATGAAGATGTATTGAACTATAAGTGGAAAGGCCAAAATAGCGACTATATGATCTATGCGGGCAGAATAGAAAAGTATAAAAGACTAGAACTAGCAGTAAACCTCGCAAAGCAATTAGGCCTTAGATTAATCATACTAGGCAATGGACCGCATAAAAACAAACTCAAAGAATACGCTGAGAAATATTATCTAGGAAAAGTAGAATTCCATCCACCACAACCAAGACAAACTTATCTAAGGTTATTAGCAAGCTCTAGATATGCGGTAAATCTGAGTAAACATGAAGCTTACAGCATCTTCATAGCCGAGTCACTAGCTATAGGAGTACCAGCAATAGTAACAGAAGTAATACTAAGAACACTACAACCCAAGCCCATTAACATATTAAATCTAAATAGAGAAAAGCTCTTCATAGCACAATCGTTCAATGCTACCCCTTGGAACGCTACGGCATTGAAGATAAAGCAAATCTATGAATAA
- a CDS encoding glycosyltransferase family 4 protein, with protein sequence MSRLRHCDNHENDGIAYITYSSNPHPAHQYMFRILKGERLHLWRRLAPLNISFLLKPRHIVFSEGWRPSIYACFLKSLGLAKVHINILFGDFMKTLINKPVLKDVAGILYRQWVDVAIANSSLTYELARKILGLDKEKLFICWPVSLKINIFKNVKPKVDSDILSVCYLGYITLNDGADLLPTIYSMLKREEENTKMYVIGGPLGKELTLYKKLLRFSRNESSFRVLGPLPDEQVKEVFTRCTFFVYPARFKAFGLPVVEAMSAGLVPLITRNVGARDFVTLLSSKLIVDPPEKMVKTILEIYTRGRDYIRELSHRGKRIALGYDEKNAKKRFMRILKTILSRR encoded by the coding sequence ATGTCAAGACTTAGGCACTGTGACAACCATGAAAATGATGGAATAGCCTATATAACCTATAGTTCTAATCCTCATCCTGCTCATCAATATATGTTCAGAATTCTTAAAGGCGAACGTCTCCATTTATGGAGAAGACTTGCTCCACTAAATATAAGTTTCTTGCTTAAGCCTCGACACATAGTGTTTAGTGAGGGCTGGAGGCCCTCGATCTATGCCTGCTTTCTGAAGTCATTAGGACTGGCAAAAGTACACATTAATATCTTATTTGGGGACTTTATGAAGACGCTTATAAATAAACCTGTGCTTAAGGATGTTGCAGGAATACTCTATCGACAGTGGGTTGACGTGGCTATAGCGAACTCCTCCTTAACATACGAGCTTGCAAGGAAAATATTGGGCTTGGATAAAGAAAAACTCTTTATATGCTGGCCTGTAAGCCTCAAGATTAACATATTTAAAAATGTAAAGCCTAAGGTAGACAGCGATATTCTTAGTGTATGCTATCTTGGATATATAACTTTAAATGATGGAGCAGACCTTCTTCCAACAATATATTCCATGCTTAAAAGGGAAGAAGAAAACACTAAGATGTACGTCATAGGCGGACCGCTAGGAAAGGAGCTCACTCTATACAAGAAGCTACTTAGATTTTCAAGGAATGAGAGTAGCTTCAGAGTCTTAGGCCCTCTCCCCGATGAACAAGTTAAAGAGGTATTTACTAGGTGTACTTTCTTTGTCTATCCAGCTCGCTTTAAAGCTTTTGGACTACCCGTTGTTGAGGCCATGTCGGCTGGACTAGTACCGTTGATCACGAGAAATGTGGGAGCAAGGGATTTTGTCACACTTCTCTCCTCAAAGCTTATCGTTGATCCACCAGAGAAAATGGTGAAGACGATCTTAGAAATCTACACGCGTGGTAGAGATTACATAAGAGAGCTATCTCACAGAGGAAAACGTATAGCGCTAGGTTACGATGAGAAGAACGCGAAAAAGAGATTTATGAGAATACTTAAAACAATCCTATCTAGGAGGTAG